From one Sporanaerobacter acetigenes DSM 13106 genomic stretch:
- a CDS encoding dihydrolipoamide acetyltransferase, whose translation MATEVIMPKAGMDMQEGQIIKWYKKEGEHVEQGEVLLEIMTDKVNMEVEAETSGYLLKILKHDGETVPVITTIGYLGEKGEVIEAAAASETKVVEEKAVATKESPKVEKEEVVEEVKGKVRATPAARRIAREREIDLLSVKGSGPKGRIQQIDVLNYKEDVIKVSPLARRIAEIEGVDLEGIVGSGFNGKVMKEDVLKVLGNGETEETAETQDERIQLVPMTNMRKIIAKRMSESYFSAPTFTLNTEVDMTEVKALRAKVKDMILEETGKKITITDIIMLATAKALIKHPLVNASISEDGENIILHKYVNLAMAVGLESGLLTPVIEDADKKSLTEMVLATKDIVERTMNMKLSPDELQGSTFTVSNLGMYGITHFNPIINQPNSAILGVNTTVDKVVAVNGEMKIKPMMTLSLTVDHRVIDGVVGAKFLQDLKYLLENPVAMLI comes from the coding sequence ATGGCAACAGAAGTAATAATGCCTAAAGCAGGTATGGATATGCAAGAAGGGCAAATTATAAAGTGGTATAAAAAAGAAGGCGAACATGTAGAACAAGGAGAAGTTCTACTTGAAATAATGACAGATAAAGTAAATATGGAAGTAGAAGCAGAAACTTCAGGATATTTGCTAAAGATATTGAAACATGATGGAGAAACAGTTCCAGTTATAACTACTATAGGATATTTAGGAGAAAAAGGAGAAGTCATTGAAGCTGCAGCTGCTAGTGAAACGAAAGTAGTAGAAGAAAAAGCAGTAGCAACTAAAGAATCTCCTAAGGTAGAAAAAGAAGAAGTAGTAGAAGAAGTAAAAGGAAAAGTAAGAGCAACTCCAGCAGCAAGGAGAATTGCAAGAGAAAGAGAAATTGATTTGTTAAGTGTTAAAGGTTCTGGTCCAAAAGGAAGAATACAACAAATAGATGTATTAAATTATAAAGAAGATGTCATTAAAGTTTCACCATTGGCAAGAAGAATTGCTGAAATAGAAGGAGTAGATTTAGAAGGTATCGTAGGTAGTGGATTTAATGGGAAAGTGATGAAAGAGGATGTACTAAAGGTATTAGGAAATGGAGAAACTGAAGAAACTGCAGAAACTCAAGATGAAAGAATTCAATTAGTTCCTATGACTAATATGAGAAAGATAATAGCAAAGAGAATGAGTGAAAGCTATTTTTCTGCTCCAACTTTTACATTAAATACAGAGGTAGATATGACAGAAGTCAAAGCACTAAGAGCAAAAGTGAAAGACATGATTTTAGAAGAAACAGGAAAGAAAATCACTATTACAGATATAATAATGCTTGCTACAGCTAAAGCTTTAATTAAACATCCATTGGTAAATGCAAGTATATCAGAAGATGGAGAAAATATTATACTTCATAAATATGTAAACTTAGCTATGGCAGTTGGACTTGAAAGTGGACTTCTAACTCCAGTTATAGAGGATGCAGACAAGAAGAGTTTAACTGAAATGGTTTTAGCAACAAAAGATATAGTAGAAAGAACTATGAACATGAAATTATCACCAGATGAATTGCAAGGAAGTACATTTACAGTAAGTAATTTAGGAATGTATGGAATAACTCATTTCAATCCAATTATAAATCAACCAAATAGTGCAATATTGGGAGTAAATACTACAGTAGATAAGGTAGTAGCTGTAAATGGAGAAATGAAGATTAAACCTATGATGACATTGAGTTTGACAGTAGACCATAGAGTGATAGACGGAGTAGTAGGTGCTAAGTTCCTACAAGATTTAAAATATCTACTAGAAAATCCAGTAGCTATGCTCATATAA